The proteins below are encoded in one region of Winogradskyella helgolandensis:
- the sufD gene encoding Fe-S cluster assembly protein SufD translates to MSLKEKLVSSFMALEDTVDVNSSIHDIRTEAIKNFEAEGFPTKRQEDWKYTSLNSILKHDYSVFPKNENALEFKDIKKYFIHEIDSYKIIFIDGKYSSHLSQTTHDGLDVCLMSAALTKPKYKVIIDNYFNKIATKDGLSSLNTAFSMEGAYINIPKNKVVEKPIQIIHFSTGNEAAVMLQPRNLIVVNENSHVQIIERHQSLTDNPVLTNSVTEIFTNKRAIVDYYKIQNDNENASLIDSTFINQKQESLAKVHTFSFGGKLIRNNLNFYQNGERIDSTMKGITIIGNKQHVDHNTLVHHIEPNCESHQDYKGIFDDNSTGVFNGKVVVEKLAQKTNAFQANNNILLSDKAAINTKPQLEIFADDVKCSHGCTIGQLDESAMFYLRSRGIPEKEARALLMFAFSNNVMNSVKIPEIKNRITKIIAEKLGVNIGFDL, encoded by the coding sequence ATGAGTTTAAAAGAAAAATTAGTATCGTCATTTATGGCATTAGAGGACACTGTAGATGTGAACTCGTCAATACATGATATTCGTACTGAAGCTATAAAGAATTTTGAAGCTGAAGGGTTTCCTACCAAGCGACAAGAAGATTGGAAATATACATCATTGAATTCGATTTTAAAACACGACTACAGTGTGTTTCCTAAGAATGAGAATGCCCTAGAATTTAAAGACATAAAAAAATATTTTATACATGAGATTGATTCGTATAAAATCATTTTTATAGACGGGAAGTATTCATCTCACTTATCGCAAACCACACATGATGGTTTAGATGTTTGCTTAATGTCTGCAGCGTTAACTAAACCAAAATACAAAGTAATAATTGATAATTATTTCAATAAAATTGCGACAAAAGATGGTTTATCTTCATTGAATACTGCATTTTCAATGGAAGGTGCTTACATCAATATTCCTAAAAACAAAGTGGTTGAGAAGCCCATTCAAATCATTCATTTTTCTACAGGAAATGAAGCTGCTGTAATGTTACAACCACGTAATTTAATTGTGGTTAATGAAAATTCTCATGTTCAGATTATAGAACGTCATCAGAGTTTAACAGACAATCCTGTATTAACCAATAGTGTTACTGAGATTTTCACTAATAAACGTGCGATAGTCGATTATTACAAAATTCAAAATGACAACGAAAATGCGTCGTTAATAGACAGTACCTTTATCAACCAAAAACAAGAAAGTTTAGCCAAAGTCCATACCTTTTCTTTTGGTGGTAAATTGATTAGAAATAACCTTAACTTTTATCAAAATGGAGAACGTATCGATTCTACAATGAAGGGTATTACAATCATTGGGAATAAACAACATGTAGATCATAATACATTAGTACATCATATAGAACCAAACTGTGAGAGTCACCAAGATTACAAAGGTATTTTTGATGATAATTCAACTGGTGTTTTTAATGGTAAGGTAGTCGTTGAAAAACTAGCTCAAAAAACCAATGCTTTTCAGGCTAATAATAATATTTTATTGAGCGACAAAGCCGCCATCAACACCAAACCACAATTAGAGATTTTCGCAGATGATGTGAAATGTTCTCATGGTTGTACTATTGGTCAATTAGATGAAAGTGCTATGTTTTACTTGAGATCTAGAGGGATTCCCGAAAAAGAAGCTAGAGCTTTATTAATGTTTGCTTTTAGTAATAATGTTATGAATTCTGTTAAAATTCCAGAAATTAAGAATAGAATCACTAAGATTATCGCCGAGAAATTGGGTGTTAATATTGGGTTTGATTTGTAA
- a CDS encoding N-acyl homoserine lactonase family protein, producing the protein MKKTLLLLTIALAFVACKDFKKGFNEGYNDALEEAEATQKEGIKLYTLDGGTVQVNMLEIFSQDTTYQGQSKTFADAFYIIEHPKGRLLWDAGLAEGLVGQEPFTTPNGAFTVSRKDSVVSQLKLLNLTPKDFEYIALSHTHFDHSGSASKFADATWLVQTSEYDFITSEEQKKGDNYPAIAALTNVKKLNGEYDVFGDGTVVIKSMPGHTAGHQVLFLRLENAGNVLLAGDLYHFQENRDTKGVPSFNYDVDATLKSMDLFEALAKETNADVYIQHSADDFNRLPKYPKYLD; encoded by the coding sequence ATGAAAAAAACATTACTCTTATTAACCATTGCTCTAGCATTTGTAGCTTGTAAAGACTTCAAAAAAGGATTTAACGAAGGTTATAACGATGCTTTAGAAGAAGCTGAAGCAACACAAAAAGAAGGCATAAAACTTTACACTTTAGACGGTGGAACTGTGCAGGTCAATATGTTAGAAATCTTCTCTCAAGACACAACGTACCAAGGCCAATCTAAAACTTTCGCTGATGCGTTTTATATTATTGAACACCCAAAAGGTCGACTGCTTTGGGATGCTGGTTTAGCTGAAGGTTTAGTAGGACAAGAACCCTTTACAACACCAAATGGAGCTTTTACAGTGTCTAGAAAAGATTCTGTGGTATCACAACTAAAATTATTGAATTTAACACCCAAAGATTTCGAATATATAGCCTTATCACACACACATTTTGACCATTCTGGTTCGGCATCTAAATTTGCTGATGCAACGTGGTTGGTTCAAACTTCGGAATATGATTTCATAACGAGTGAAGAACAAAAAAAAGGAGATAACTATCCAGCCATTGCCGCATTAACGAATGTGAAAAAACTAAATGGAGAATATGATGTTTTTGGTGATGGAACGGTCGTCATAAAATCTATGCCAGGCCATACTGCAGGACACCAAGTATTATTCTTGAGATTAGAAAATGCTGGCAACGTATTATTAGCCGGAGATTTATATCATTTTCAAGAAAATAGAGATACTAAAGGGGTCCCAAGTTTTAATTACGATGTAGATGCCACCTTAAAAAGCATGGACCTTTTTGAAGCGTTAGCAAAAGAAACTAATGCCGATGTTTATATTCAGCATAGCGCAGACGATTTTAACCGATTACCAAAATATCCAAAATATTTAGACTAA
- a CDS encoding HesB/IscA family protein: MIKVSDHAKKKVIELMTDDGFDPFTDYVRVGVKSGGCSGLSYDLKFDKTQADDDKVFEDNDIKIIVDKKSFLYLIGTTLEYSGGLNGTGFVFNNPNANRTCGCGESFSL; encoded by the coding sequence ATGATAAAAGTTTCTGATCACGCAAAAAAGAAAGTCATAGAACTCATGACTGACGATGGCTTCGACCCATTTACAGATTACGTCCGAGTAGGTGTAAAAAGTGGAGGTTGCTCTGGCTTATCTTATGATTTAAAGTTTGATAAAACTCAAGCCGATGACGACAAAGTATTTGAAGACAACGATATTAAAATCATTGTAGACAAAAAAAGCTTTCTCTATCTCATTGGAACTACACTAGAATATTCTGGCGGATTAAACGGAACCGGTTTCGTTTTTAACAACCCAAATGCGAATCGTACTTGTGGTTGTGGTGAATCATTTTCGCTATAA
- the sufB gene encoding Fe-S cluster assembly protein SufB: protein MSKYTEDDLREELKTKEYEYGFFTDIESETFPIGLNEDIVRAISKKKDEPEWMTEWRLDAFKVWKEMTEPEWANVHYKKPDFQAIAYYSAPVAVDPNKTLDDVDPDLLAMYKKLGISVDEQKKMNNVAMDIVVDSVSVATTFKKTLSEKGIIFMSISEAIKEHPELVKKYIGTIVPTKDNFYAALNSAVFSDGSFCYIPKGVKCPMELSTYFRINQGGTGQFERTLLIADEGSYVSYLEGCTAPSRDENQLHAAVVELIAMDDAEIKYSTVQNWYPGNAEGKGGVYNFVTKRGLCEKNAKISWTQVETGSAVTWKYPSCILKGDNSVGEFYSIAVTNNYQQADTGTKMIHLGKNTKSTIISKGISAGKSQNSYRGLVQIGSRADNARNFSQCDSLLMGNECGAHTFPYIEAKNKSATIEHEATTSKIGEDQIFYCNQRGIDTEKAIALIVNGFSKEVLNKLPMEFAVEAQKLLEISLEGSVG, encoded by the coding sequence ATGAGTAAATATACAGAAGACGATCTTAGAGAGGAATTAAAAACCAAAGAATATGAATATGGTTTTTTTACAGATATTGAATCTGAAACATTTCCTATTGGATTAAATGAAGATATCGTTCGTGCTATTTCAAAAAAGAAAGATGAGCCAGAATGGATGACCGAATGGAGATTGGACGCTTTTAAGGTTTGGAAAGAAATGACGGAACCAGAATGGGCTAATGTCCATTACAAAAAACCCGATTTTCAAGCTATAGCTTATTATTCTGCACCAGTTGCTGTAGACCCTAACAAAACATTAGATGATGTAGATCCTGATTTATTAGCGATGTACAAAAAGCTAGGCATTTCAGTAGATGAGCAGAAAAAAATGAATAATGTAGCAATGGATATCGTAGTTGATTCGGTTTCTGTGGCAACAACATTTAAGAAAACACTGTCTGAAAAAGGCATTATTTTCATGAGTATTTCTGAAGCCATAAAGGAGCACCCAGAATTAGTGAAAAAATATATTGGAACCATAGTACCAACTAAAGATAATTTTTATGCGGCATTAAATTCTGCTGTATTTAGTGATGGTTCTTTCTGTTATATTCCAAAAGGAGTTAAATGTCCAATGGAATTATCCACATATTTTAGAATCAACCAAGGAGGAACTGGGCAATTTGAAAGAACACTTCTTATTGCAGATGAAGGAAGTTACGTGAGTTACTTAGAAGGTTGTACAGCACCTAGTAGAGATGAAAATCAATTACATGCTGCAGTTGTAGAGCTAATTGCTATGGATGATGCTGAAATAAAATATTCTACCGTACAAAACTGGTATCCAGGAAATGCGGAAGGTAAAGGTGGTGTTTACAATTTTGTAACTAAAAGAGGGCTTTGTGAGAAAAATGCAAAAATCTCTTGGACACAAGTTGAAACGGGTTCTGCCGTAACATGGAAATATCCTTCTTGTATCTTAAAAGGTGATAATTCAGTTGGTGAATTTTATTCGATTGCTGTAACTAATAATTATCAGCAAGCAGATACTGGTACTAAAATGATTCACTTAGGCAAAAACACAAAATCAACGATTATATCTAAAGGTATTTCCGCTGGTAAATCACAAAATTCGTATCGTGGATTAGTTCAGATTGGATCTCGTGCAGATAACGCTCGTAACTTTTCACAATGTGATAGTTTATTAATGGGAAATGAATGTGGCGCACACACTTTCCCTTATATAGAAGCTAAAAATAAAAGTGCTACGATAGAGCACGAAGCAACCACAAGTAAAATTGGTGAAGACCAAATATTTTATTGTAACCAAAGAGGGATCGATACCGAAAAAGCCATTGCTTTAATAGTAAATGGTTTTAGTAAAGAAGTCCTTAATAAATTACCTATGGAATTTGCAGTGGAAGCTCAAAAATTATTGGAAATTAGTTTAGAAGGAAGTGTAGGATAA
- a CDS encoding branched-chain amino acid transport system II carrier protein, which yields MTIQRKELLITSFGMFSLFFGAGNLLIPPLLGYNAGDDWFWVTIGFMITAVVIPILGILAHARLQGTLFDFGKKVSSTFSLTYCILIYVIAVAIPSPRTAAATHEIAIFPAFGTSSTLTSAIYFSLVLLFVLNRSKILGLIGKFLTPFIVLMLLAVIGIGLFSTAFNTGGSQFKTPFSKGVLEGYQTFDAIGAVVVGAVIIVSLNFKNMAVEIYSSKRTLIRKSGFIAGLSLFVIYAGLISVGAYYSSEININAELSSDMQRANLLRDISISALGDFGNTVLSILISLACFTTAIGIIAGTADYFKGLLNNSQTVYIVTAILASVLGFAIGQLDFNSIIVVAIPVLLFIYPITIILILLNVLPEKMASPLVFRTVVFITILFSIPDVIGFISPSETLRSITNYIPFSSQSLGWVLPAFLVFIISVGIELKMKKSI from the coding sequence GTGACGATACAACGGAAAGAGCTTTTAATAACTAGTTTTGGAATGTTTTCCTTGTTTTTTGGAGCAGGTAATTTGTTAATTCCACCTTTATTAGGTTATAATGCGGGCGACGATTGGTTTTGGGTCACCATCGGTTTTATGATTACAGCGGTCGTCATCCCTATTCTTGGCATTCTTGCTCATGCCAGATTGCAAGGCACATTATTTGATTTTGGCAAAAAGGTATCGTCGACGTTTAGTTTAACTTATTGTATCCTTATTTATGTTATTGCTGTTGCTATTCCGTCACCAAGAACTGCGGCTGCAACCCACGAAATTGCAATATTCCCAGCGTTTGGAACTTCATCTACGTTAACGAGTGCTATTTATTTTTCGTTGGTACTCTTATTTGTGCTCAACCGTTCAAAAATATTGGGTCTCATTGGTAAGTTTTTAACTCCATTTATTGTATTAATGTTATTGGCTGTTATAGGAATAGGGTTGTTTTCAACGGCATTTAATACAGGGGGTTCCCAATTTAAAACTCCATTTTCAAAAGGTGTATTAGAAGGTTATCAAACCTTTGATGCTATTGGAGCCGTTGTAGTTGGAGCGGTAATCATTGTATCGTTGAATTTTAAAAATATGGCTGTAGAAATCTACAGTTCCAAACGGACGCTAATTAGAAAGTCGGGTTTTATCGCAGGTTTGAGCTTGTTTGTTATTTATGCAGGATTAATTTCTGTTGGTGCGTATTATAGTTCTGAAATTAATATTAACGCAGAACTCAGTAGTGATATGCAACGGGCTAATTTATTACGTGATATTAGTATTTCTGCTTTAGGTGATTTTGGAAACACCGTTTTAAGTATTTTAATTTCATTAGCTTGCTTTACGACAGCCATTGGTATTATAGCGGGTACGGCTGATTATTTTAAAGGGTTGCTTAATAATTCGCAAACGGTTTATATTGTTACTGCTATTTTGGCGAGTGTTTTAGGTTTTGCTATTGGTCAGCTAGATTTTAATTCAATTATTGTGGTGGCTATTCCTGTGTTATTATTTATTTATCCAATTACGATCATACTAATTTTATTAAATGTATTGCCAGAAAAAATGGCGTCACCTTTAGTTTTTAGAACCGTTGTATTTATCACGATTTTATTTAGTATTCCTGATGTCATAGGGTTTATAAGTCCATCAGAAACTTTAAGATCCATAACTAATTACATTCCGTTTTCAAGCCAAAGTTTAGGTTGGGTTTTACCAGCGTTTTTAGTATTTATTATTTCGGTTGGTATAGAATTAAAAATGAAGAAGAGCATATGA
- a CDS encoding alpha/beta fold hydrolase: protein MIINYKNSSVHYKLEGKGDAIVLLHGFLENVDMWQDLVAKFSQTNQVVCIDLLGHGKTDCIGYIHTMEAMADAVLAVLEHLNITKAHIVGHSMGGYVALALAENKPELFKGLCLMNSTFEADDTTRKLIRTRASEMAQQNYEILIKMSFANLFAPESKDRFKNAYEKALQIALETPLQSYIAAQEGMKHRPNRFQIFKNLECNKLIIIGKKDSLIDSEQIIEQIKNTDIDFIEFSEGHMSYIENKSDLSYNILHFIEK from the coding sequence ATGATTATAAACTACAAAAATAGTAGCGTTCATTACAAGCTTGAAGGCAAAGGAGATGCGATTGTATTACTTCACGGATTTCTTGAGAATGTTGATATGTGGCAAGATTTAGTTGCTAAGTTTTCACAGACAAATCAAGTTGTTTGTATTGACTTATTAGGGCATGGCAAAACGGACTGTATTGGTTATATCCACACCATGGAGGCAATGGCAGACGCTGTTTTAGCCGTTTTAGAACATCTAAATATTACAAAAGCACATATCGTTGGACATTCAATGGGCGGTTATGTCGCTTTAGCTTTAGCTGAAAATAAACCGGAATTGTTTAAAGGTCTATGCTTAATGAATTCCACATTTGAAGCCGATGATACTACTCGAAAATTAATTAGAACACGTGCTTCAGAAATGGCACAACAAAATTATGAGATTTTGATAAAGATGTCATTTGCCAATTTATTTGCTCCTGAAAGCAAGGATCGTTTTAAAAACGCCTACGAAAAAGCACTTCAAATAGCCTTAGAAACACCATTGCAAAGCTACATTGCCGCACAAGAAGGCATGAAACACAGACCTAACCGTTTTCAAATTTTCAAAAACCTAGAATGCAATAAACTAATTATAATTGGTAAAAAGGATAGTCTTATTGATAGTGAACAAATTATAGAGCAAATTAAAAATACAGACATTGATTTCATAGAGTTTTCGGAAGGACATATGAGCTATATTGAAAATAAATCAGATTTATCTTACAATATTTTACACTTTATCGAAAAATAA
- the sufC gene encoding Fe-S cluster assembly ATPase SufC encodes MLKINNLHASVEDKSILKGINLEVKPGEVHAIMGPNGSGKSTLASVIAGKEEYEVTEGNILLDDEDIEELSAEERAHKGVFLSFQYPVEIPGVSVTNFMRTAINETRKAKGLEDMPAKDMLKMIRDKSELLEIDRKFLSRSLNEGFSGGEKKRNEIFQMAMLEPKLAILDETDSGLDIDALRIVANGVNKLKSKDNAVIVITHYQRLLDYIVPDFVHVLYNGKIVKSGGKELAHELEAKGYDWIKEEVNA; translated from the coding sequence ATGTTAAAGATCAATAATTTACATGCAAGTGTAGAAGATAAAAGTATATTAAAAGGTATAAATCTTGAAGTAAAACCAGGAGAAGTACATGCTATAATGGGACCTAACGGTTCTGGTAAAAGTACACTTGCTTCTGTAATTGCTGGTAAAGAAGAATATGAAGTTACCGAAGGTAATATATTGCTAGACGATGAAGATATTGAAGAATTATCGGCAGAAGAACGTGCGCACAAAGGCGTATTTTTATCGTTTCAATATCCTGTAGAAATTCCAGGAGTAAGTGTCACTAACTTTATGAGAACAGCAATAAACGAAACTCGTAAAGCAAAAGGTTTAGAAGACATGCCTGCAAAGGACATGTTAAAAATGATTCGTGATAAATCAGAATTATTAGAAATTGATCGTAAATTTTTATCGCGTTCATTAAACGAAGGTTTTTCTGGTGGTGAGAAAAAACGAAATGAAATCTTTCAAATGGCGATGTTAGAACCAAAATTAGCCATCCTAGATGAAACGGATTCTGGGTTAGATATAGATGCCCTTCGTATTGTAGCTAATGGAGTTAACAAGTTAAAATCTAAAGACAACGCTGTAATCGTTATTACGCATTACCAACGTTTATTAGATTATATCGTTCCAGATTTTGTTCATGTTTTATACAATGGAAAAATTGTAAAATCAGGAGGCAAAGAATTAGCTCACGAATTAGAAGCTAAAGGCTACGATTGGATTAAGGAAGAGGTTAACGCGTAA
- the thiL gene encoding thiamine-phosphate kinase — protein sequence MIEDKNPKRTPLSELGEFKLIEHLTNHFKVTQKSTVKSIGDDAAILDFGKKQVVVSTDLLVEGVHFDLSYAPLKHLGYKAVVVNLSDIYAMNAVATQVTVSIAVSNRFPLEALEELYAGITMAATFYNVDVVGGDTTSSTSGLIISVTAIGEVEKGNEVLRSGAKPNDLLVITGDLGGAFMGLQVLEREKEVFKVNPNNQPDLSMYTYIIERQLKPEARKDIVKLLKDLEVKPTSMIDVSDGISSEIIHLCKQSKVGVDLYETKIPLDPQVISTCEEFNLDSTTIALNGGEDYELLMTISQEDFPKIKGNPNLTVIGYMTEEDRGMHLVTRADEKIAIIAKGWNALTDQA from the coding sequence ATGATTGAAGATAAAAACCCAAAGCGTACTCCATTGAGTGAATTAGGAGAATTTAAATTGATTGAACACTTAACAAATCATTTTAAAGTAACTCAAAAATCAACTGTGAAAAGTATTGGTGACGATGCTGCAATCCTTGATTTTGGTAAAAAACAAGTTGTTGTTTCTACGGACTTACTAGTAGAGGGTGTGCATTTTGATTTGAGTTATGCACCTCTAAAACATTTAGGTTATAAAGCTGTAGTAGTGAATTTATCAGATATTTACGCTATGAATGCTGTGGCGACACAAGTCACGGTTTCTATTGCTGTTTCTAATCGTTTCCCATTAGAGGCATTAGAAGAATTATATGCAGGAATTACAATGGCTGCAACATTCTACAATGTTGATGTTGTTGGTGGTGATACGACGTCTTCAACCTCTGGTTTAATTATTTCTGTGACGGCAATTGGTGAAGTTGAAAAAGGAAATGAAGTCTTAAGATCTGGTGCAAAACCAAATGACTTGTTGGTTATAACGGGTGATCTTGGAGGAGCTTTTATGGGCTTGCAAGTTCTAGAACGCGAAAAAGAAGTGTTTAAAGTGAATCCTAATAATCAACCCGATTTATCCATGTATACCTATATTATTGAGCGTCAATTAAAACCTGAAGCTCGAAAAGATATTGTGAAGTTACTGAAGGATTTAGAAGTGAAACCAACGAGTATGATTGATGTTAGCGACGGAATTTCTTCTGAAATTATACATTTATGTAAGCAAAGTAAGGTTGGTGTAGACTTATATGAAACGAAAATACCATTAGATCCTCAGGTGATTTCTACTTGTGAGGAATTTAATTTAGATAGTACTACAATTGCTTTAAATGGAGGTGAGGATTATGAATTGTTAATGACAATTTCTCAAGAAGATTTCCCTAAAATAAAAGGCAATCCAAATTTAACTGTGATTGGTTATATGACAGAAGAAGACAGAGGTATGCACTTAGTAACAAGAGCAGATGAAAAGATAGCTATTATAGCTAAAGGTTGGAATGCGCTTACAGATCAAGCATAA
- a CDS encoding serine hydrolase: protein MVLKRLFISFLIVFSCLLNAQIEEQQLDDLIKETLTIFEVPGISVGIFKGGKIVYSKGHGVRSLTNKKDMNAETLVGVASNSKGFTCFALAMMVDAGKLNWDDKVRKHIPEFQLYDAWVTEEFTVRDLVTHRSGMGLGAGDLMFFPEGSDFTVSDIINNVKYLEPESSFRSEFAYNNNMFIIAGEVLKRVSGLSWEDFIETKIMKPVGMLSSKASYNRVKDKSNIIDAHTMAEGKVIQIPHDWSETANPAGGIVSNVLDMLTWAQFLMNDAVTEHGERLLSEEQFHELWQLQTPLKVSADDSYASNFKGYGLGWFVADVKGGRKQVYHTGGLLGTVTQFTMIPDLDLGIVVLTNQMNGSAFSTITNTIKDAYLGYENRNWLEQYGKRNEDFIKYNDSIKAAVYSKVEKAKTLKLLPKPEYIVGTYTDDWFGDVIISYDAKNGYVIESSRSSRLFGELLPLNATTFVAKWNDRSYDADVYVKFTFNEKGEAISATMDYIAPITDFSFNFGDLELKKIN, encoded by the coding sequence ATGGTTTTAAAACGTCTTTTTATATCATTTCTAATTGTATTTTCTTGCTTATTAAATGCTCAAATTGAAGAGCAACAACTAGATGACTTAATAAAGGAAACTTTAACCATTTTTGAGGTGCCTGGGATTTCTGTGGGTATTTTTAAGGGTGGAAAAATCGTGTATTCAAAAGGGCATGGTGTGCGTTCATTGACGAATAAAAAAGACATGAATGCTGAAACTTTAGTAGGAGTAGCATCTAATAGTAAAGGTTTTACGTGTTTTGCTTTAGCGATGATGGTGGATGCAGGTAAGTTGAATTGGGATGACAAAGTGCGTAAACATATTCCGGAATTTCAATTATATGATGCTTGGGTAACTGAAGAATTTACGGTTAGAGATTTGGTAACACATCGCAGTGGAATGGGATTGGGAGCAGGGGATTTAATGTTTTTTCCGGAAGGCAGTGATTTTACAGTAAGTGACATTATTAATAATGTAAAATATTTAGAACCTGAAAGTTCATTTAGAAGTGAATTTGCCTATAACAACAATATGTTTATAATCGCAGGTGAAGTTTTAAAACGAGTGAGCGGTTTGTCTTGGGAAGACTTTATTGAAACCAAGATTATGAAACCTGTTGGAATGCTGAGTAGTAAAGCGTCTTATAATCGCGTCAAGGATAAATCCAATATTATTGATGCGCATACCATGGCTGAAGGAAAAGTAATTCAAATTCCACATGATTGGAGTGAAACGGCTAATCCGGCAGGAGGAATTGTGAGTAATGTTCTAGATATGTTAACGTGGGCTCAATTTTTAATGAACGATGCTGTTACAGAACATGGTGAGCGCCTATTAAGCGAAGAGCAGTTTCACGAACTTTGGCAATTGCAAACTCCTTTGAAAGTGAGCGCTGATGATTCTTATGCGTCTAATTTTAAGGGCTATGGTTTAGGATGGTTTGTTGCCGATGTAAAAGGAGGGCGCAAGCAAGTGTATCATACCGGAGGTTTATTAGGAACGGTGACGCAGTTTACTATGATTCCTGATTTAGATTTAGGTATTGTGGTGTTAACCAATCAAATGAACGGTTCTGCTTTTAGCACAATTACCAACACCATTAAAGATGCGTATTTAGGGTATGAAAATCGTAATTGGTTAGAACAATACGGCAAAAGAAATGAAGATTTTATTAAATATAATGATAGTATAAAAGCTGCAGTGTATTCAAAAGTTGAAAAAGCGAAAACACTAAAGTTGTTACCAAAACCAGAGTACATTGTTGGAACATATACAGATGATTGGTTTGGTGATGTTATTATATCATATGATGCTAAAAATGGGTATGTCATAGAGAGTAGCCGGTCTTCTAGATTGTTTGGTGAATTGTTACCTCTAAATGCCACAACGTTTGTTGCGAAATGGAATGACAGAAGTTATGATGCTGATGTATATGTGAAATTTACATTCAATGAAAAAGGTGAAGCGATTTCAGCGACCATGGATTATATTGCTCCAATTACTGATTTCAGTTTTAATTTTGGAGATTTAGAACTCAAAAAAATCAACTAG